The Halomonas denitrificans genome window below encodes:
- a CDS encoding EAL domain-containing protein: MNMHPAELVIAIQLVQCVASLVLAGLLWVFVRSFQQTFLFHWALSATALAVYLATSTASLAIWWAVPDWAILRLVLASLSLAAAYPHVAWLLMGAWEASRGRSLVGRRWIGVAVAAALFGVATSLVLPFDPDAGALRNALRVDLRYALTGTAFVCAGVLLWRAQRGRGQIGARLGAIAFLLYGLQGLHVAGINQWTRAGGSAPFYLGYVNLLDFLFQSLMALGIIVWLLELQRLRTHRIHSELTHIRQHDPGTGLPNRAMVTEQLGEMMGQSGPDRLAVLSIGVNRFSLVHQVLGWDQAEAMMMETADRIHRSLNRRCVLGRLSERDFLVVRPTLDDPIQVLEWTEQLLAANSRPLHIGDQEVFVSLCAGISLFPDDGASPGTLVRQAQQALMRSSRLGRNATLFRDLSQREAEDDETSLKLEAELRRGLDEDRFEMHYQPIIALSDYEVVGFEALLRWRHPQRGLLSPAAFLDQAAEIGVLAELEQRALQLAIGQLRNWHLDRARRRLRMSINISAQKFQQADLVEQVLEVCDQFAVAPDRIQLEITEDTAIRDLQSGNDNIRALQERGIRIALDDFGTGYSSLAHLRELHVDQIKLDRQFLNGLETDPRQRELVRAMVGLTHSLEMEVVAEGVERPEQMAFLAESGCDYVQGHLLQKPRAADLCHFRMRRLAVV, from the coding sequence GTGAACATGCATCCGGCAGAGCTGGTGATTGCCATCCAGCTGGTGCAGTGCGTCGCCAGCCTCGTCCTTGCCGGCCTGCTCTGGGTGTTCGTCCGTTCGTTCCAGCAGACGTTTCTCTTCCACTGGGCCCTGAGCGCCACGGCGCTGGCCGTCTACCTGGCCACATCGACGGCGTCGCTGGCAATCTGGTGGGCCGTGCCCGACTGGGCGATCCTGCGGCTGGTGCTGGCGTCGCTGTCCCTGGCGGCAGCCTATCCGCACGTCGCCTGGCTGCTGATGGGTGCCTGGGAAGCCTCTCGAGGCCGCTCCCTGGTCGGTCGGCGCTGGATCGGGGTCGCCGTGGCCGCCGCCCTGTTCGGCGTGGCAACGTCGCTGGTCTTGCCCTTCGATCCCGACGCCGGCGCGCTGCGCAACGCCTTGCGCGTCGATCTGCGCTACGCGCTGACCGGCACCGCGTTCGTCTGCGCCGGCGTCCTGCTCTGGCGCGCCCAGCGAGGACGCGGACAGATCGGCGCCCGACTCGGTGCGATCGCGTTCCTGTTGTATGGCCTGCAGGGGCTGCACGTCGCCGGGATCAACCAGTGGACGCGCGCGGGAGGCTCCGCGCCGTTCTACCTCGGTTACGTCAACCTGCTCGATTTCCTGTTCCAGTCCCTGATGGCGCTCGGGATCATCGTCTGGCTGCTCGAGTTGCAGCGCCTGCGCACCCATCGGATCCACAGCGAACTGACGCACATCCGCCAGCACGATCCGGGCACGGGTTTGCCGAATCGCGCGATGGTGACCGAACAGCTGGGCGAGATGATGGGCCAGTCCGGGCCGGACCGGCTCGCCGTGCTGTCGATCGGGGTCAACCGGTTCTCGCTGGTCCACCAGGTGCTGGGCTGGGACCAGGCCGAAGCGATGATGATGGAGACCGCCGACAGGATTCACCGCTCGCTGAACCGACGATGCGTGCTGGGGCGACTCAGCGAGCGCGATTTCCTGGTCGTCCGGCCCACGCTGGACGATCCGATCCAGGTGCTGGAATGGACCGAACAGCTGCTCGCCGCCAACAGTCGCCCGCTGCATATCGGAGACCAGGAGGTCTTCGTCAGCCTGTGTGCGGGCATCAGCCTGTTTCCCGACGACGGCGCATCGCCGGGGACCCTGGTCCGCCAGGCACAGCAGGCGCTGATGCGATCCAGCCGGCTGGGACGGAACGCCACCCTGTTCCGTGACCTGAGCCAGCGCGAAGCGGAGGACGACGAGACCTCCCTCAAGCTTGAAGCCGAACTGCGCCGCGGCCTGGACGAGGACCGGTTCGAGATGCACTACCAGCCGATCATCGCCCTGAGCGATTACGAAGTGGTCGGGTTCGAGGCGCTGCTGCGGTGGCGCCATCCGCAGCGAGGCCTGCTGTCGCCGGCCGCGTTCCTCGACCAGGCCGCCGAGATCGGTGTGCTGGCCGAGCTGGAGCAGCGGGCCCTGCAGCTGGCGATCGGCCAGTTGCGCAACTGGCACCTCGATCGCGCGCGCCGCAGGCTGCGCATGTCGATCAACATCAGCGCGCAGAAGTTCCAGCAGGCGGACCTGGTCGAGCAGGTGCTCGAGGTCTGCGACCAGTTCGCGGTCGCGCCGGACCGCATTCAGCTCGAAATCACCGAGGACACGGCGATCCGCGATCTGCAGAGCGGGAACGACAACATCCGCGCGCTGCAGGAGCGCGGCATCCGGATCGCGCTGGACGACTTCGGCACCGGCTACAGCAGCCTGGCCCACCTGCGCGAACTGCACGTCGACCAGATCAAGCTCGATCGCCAGTTCCTCAACGGCCTGGAGACCGACCCGCGCCAGCGCGAACTCGTGCGCGCGATGGTAGGCCTGACCCACAGTCTGGAGATGGAAGTGGTGGCCGAGGGCGTCGAGCGCCCGGAGCAGATGGCGTTCCTCGCCGAGAGCGGCTGCGACTACGTCCAGGGGCACCTGCTGCAGAAGCCGAGGGCGGCGGATCTGTGCCATTTCCGCATGCGCAGGCTGGCGGTGGTCTAG
- a CDS encoding pteridine reductase, producing the protein MGKGQEERTAIVTGAARRLGAAIAETLHRRGLNVLIHCRGSVRDAEERVAALNNERPGSAALAVADLGDDEAPGRIVSAALEAFGRVDVLVNNASGFYPTPLDRAGPADWDALVDSNQRGPFWLSLAAARAMADRPGRGTDHDRSGAIVNLVDIHGMVPLAGHAIYSQAKAGLIMQTRALAKDLAPRVRVNAVAPGSILWPEGEDSPTAEVAAQRLERVPLGRQGTPDDIAGAVAFLALDAPYVTGQVLAVDGGRTLSM; encoded by the coding sequence ATGGGCAAGGGACAGGAAGAGAGGACCGCGATTGTAACGGGCGCGGCTCGCCGCCTCGGTGCGGCCATTGCCGAGACGCTGCACCGGCGCGGGCTGAACGTGTTGATCCATTGTCGCGGATCGGTGAGGGACGCCGAAGAACGGGTGGCCGCGCTGAACAACGAGCGGCCCGGCAGTGCCGCGCTGGCGGTGGCCGATCTCGGCGACGACGAGGCGCCGGGACGGATCGTTTCGGCCGCGCTCGAGGCCTTCGGTCGGGTCGACGTGCTCGTCAACAACGCATCGGGTTTCTACCCGACGCCGCTCGACCGCGCCGGCCCGGCCGACTGGGATGCGCTCGTCGACAGCAACCAGCGCGGTCCCTTCTGGCTGTCCCTGGCGGCGGCGCGCGCCATGGCCGATCGACCGGGGCGTGGAACGGATCACGATAGGAGCGGCGCCATCGTCAACCTGGTCGATATCCACGGGATGGTGCCGCTGGCCGGTCACGCGATCTACTCGCAGGCCAAGGCCGGGCTGATCATGCAGACCCGCGCCCTGGCCAAGGACCTGGCGCCTCGGGTCCGGGTCAACGCCGTCGCTCCGGGCTCGATCCTGTGGCCGGAAGGCGAGGACTCGCCGACCGCGGAGGTCGCCGCGCAACGCCTGGAGCGTGTCCCGCTGGGTCGCCAGGGAACCCCCGACGACATCGCCGGCGCGGTGGCCTTTCTCGCCCTCGACGCGCCCTACGTGACCGGCCAGGTGCTGGCCGTCGACGGTGGGCGGACCCTCTCGATGTAG
- a CDS encoding SAM-dependent methyltransferase, producing MWTRIVNEIERDGPMPFRRYMEMALYEPGHGYYVNGLHKFGQAGDFTTAPEQGALFGTALAGWLDGLSASLDLDEREDWTLLELGPGSGALARTLLETMERPPRRMLLLEPSAALREVQRETLAALPESLARRVEWIDRPPDAAFDGAIIGNEVIDALPVERIRVEPSGPLREVLEIDARGPRWAGRAIDPTADRESDRRADRQADRQAAARLAEAIARLEADLDAPLGEGYRTEVCVDLPDWLRTVTAPLRRGAVVLADYGYPRREYYHPDRSDGTLVCQYRHRAHFDPLVWPGLTDLSAFVDFTAVADGLIDSGLELAGFTTQAGFLLGSGLLDRLGAVEDERERLRLAGEFKRLALPGEMGEKFKLIAATRDAAAPLAAFELADHRGRL from the coding sequence TTGTGGACCAGGATCGTCAACGAGATCGAACGCGACGGGCCGATGCCGTTCCGCCGGTACATGGAGATGGCGCTCTACGAACCCGGTCACGGCTACTACGTCAATGGTCTGCACAAGTTCGGACAGGCCGGCGATTTCACCACCGCCCCGGAACAGGGCGCGCTGTTCGGCACCGCGCTCGCCGGTTGGCTGGACGGCCTGTCCGCCTCGCTGGATCTCGACGAGCGCGAGGACTGGACCCTTCTCGAGCTCGGCCCCGGTTCCGGCGCGCTGGCGCGAACGCTGCTCGAAACGATGGAGCGGCCACCGCGCCGGATGCTGCTGCTGGAACCGAGCGCCGCCCTGCGCGAGGTCCAGCGCGAAACGCTGGCCGCGCTGCCCGAATCGCTGGCCCGGCGGGTGGAATGGATCGACCGACCGCCCGATGCTGCGTTCGACGGGGCGATCATCGGCAACGAGGTCATCGACGCGCTGCCGGTGGAGCGGATCCGGGTCGAGCCGTCGGGCCCGCTGCGCGAAGTGCTGGAGATCGACGCCAGGGGCCCACGCTGGGCCGGCCGGGCCATCGATCCGACAGCGGATCGCGAATCGGACCGGCGAGCGGACCGGCAAGCGGACCGGCAAGCGGCCGCACGCCTGGCCGAGGCGATCGCGCGGCTCGAAGCCGACCTCGACGCGCCGCTCGGCGAGGGCTACCGCACCGAGGTCTGCGTCGACCTGCCGGACTGGCTGCGCACCGTGACCGCGCCGCTGCGACGCGGGGCCGTGGTGCTGGCCGACTACGGCTATCCACGACGCGAGTACTACCACCCCGACCGGTCCGACGGCACGCTGGTCTGCCAGTATCGCCACCGCGCCCACTTCGACCCCCTGGTCTGGCCCGGCCTGACCGATCTGTCGGCGTTCGTGGATTTCACCGCGGTGGCCGACGGACTGATCGACTCGGGTCTGGAGCTGGCGGGCTTCACGACCCAGGCCGGATTCCTGCTCGGCAGCGGCCTCCTCGACCGGCTCGGCGCCGTCGAAGACGAGCGTGAACGGCTGAGGCTGGCGGGCGAATTCAAGCGGCTGGCCCTGCCGGGCGAGATGGGCGAGAAGTTCAAGCTGATCGCCGCAACGCGCGACGCGGCGGCGCCGCTGGCCGCGTTCGAGCTTGCCGACCACCGGGGACGACTCTAG